In Paenibacillus sp. BIC5C1, a genomic segment contains:
- a CDS encoding zinc ribbon domain-containing protein has translation MMNVTVCQSCGMPLTTPAQFGTDIDGNTTREYCIYCYKEGKFEQPDITLEGMIEMCTAILDQEGMDEESARAMLRNQLPFLKRWNASGSERNVTFGAENSDDSVEFNQGTRDNRLSTEPIRYVTLPGKRLAGVSARTTNAIEMSGKGCIQGLWNSYFASDHQPAPEANRYGCYANYTDGINGEYTILVGHEVGLDEALPEGVSSVNLPPATYAVFTSRKGPMAEVVGEAWGAVWAWNNQGDRTFTGDFELYDERSLDPENVQVDLYIAVRQEK, from the coding sequence ATGATGAACGTCACAGTATGCCAAAGCTGCGGAATGCCACTTACTACCCCTGCTCAATTCGGAACAGATATAGATGGCAATACAACCCGCGAATACTGTATCTATTGTTATAAAGAAGGCAAGTTCGAGCAACCCGATATTACGCTGGAGGGCATGATTGAAATGTGCACCGCCATACTGGACCAGGAAGGTATGGACGAGGAATCTGCAAGGGCGATGCTGCGTAACCAGCTTCCTTTTTTGAAAAGATGGAATGCCTCCGGCTCAGAACGGAACGTGACATTTGGGGCAGAAAATTCGGATGATTCCGTTGAATTTAATCAAGGAACTCGCGACAATCGGCTTTCCACAGAGCCCATTCGGTACGTCACACTGCCAGGAAAGCGCCTTGCAGGTGTGTCCGCCAGAACAACCAATGCCATTGAGATGAGTGGCAAAGGCTGTATTCAGGGACTCTGGAACAGCTACTTCGCCTCAGATCATCAGCCTGCCCCTGAAGCCAACCGCTATGGCTGTTACGCTAATTATACAGATGGCATAAATGGAGAATACACCATACTGGTGGGTCATGAGGTGGGTCTGGATGAAGCGTTGCCTGAGGGAGTGAGTTCCGTTAACCTACCGCCTGCAACATATGCGGTGTTCACCTCCAGAAAGGGCCCGATGGCCGAGGTCGTAGGTGAGGCCTGGGGTGCGGTGTGGGCCTGGAACAATCAAGGGGATCGCACGTTTACCGGAGATTTCGAATTGTATGATGAGCGCAGTCTCGATCCTGAGAACGTACAAGTGGACTTGTATATCGCTGTTCGCCAAGAAAAATAA
- a CDS encoding YafY family protein — MKLDRLLAIVVLLINRGRVQAKDLADTFEVSIRTIYRDIDTLGQAGIPVVTYQGASGGIGLAEGYRLDRNVLTDKDLASIVTALRSVSTSHTNVARDLLMEKLSSIVPEAKNEDFQANTSRFIVDYSMWTHPEALEMKLQLIEQGMDQLRPITFTYCSAEGTQTHRTTDPHTLVLKKHSWYLYAFCHERNDFRMFKLVRMRDVALAQGNFERRPINLQDRPWQQEWATPDNKVALSLRFHACIRHIAEEWFGIENVVSDGEGYYISQVAFPEDNWLYGFILGFGADVEVLEPLHIREEIRRIAEQIVQNYKTPPLT; from the coding sequence ATGAAACTCGACCGTTTATTAGCCATTGTTGTGCTGTTAATCAATCGTGGCCGGGTGCAGGCCAAGGATCTGGCCGATACGTTTGAAGTATCCATCCGCACCATCTACAGGGATATAGACACGCTGGGTCAGGCCGGTATTCCTGTCGTCACCTATCAGGGTGCAAGCGGTGGTATTGGCCTGGCAGAGGGCTACCGGCTTGATCGAAATGTATTGACCGACAAGGATCTCGCCTCCATTGTCACTGCGCTGCGCAGTGTCTCCACCTCCCATACGAATGTTGCACGGGATCTATTAATGGAGAAACTCAGCAGCATCGTGCCTGAAGCCAAAAATGAGGATTTCCAAGCCAATACCAGCCGCTTCATTGTGGATTATTCGATGTGGACGCATCCCGAAGCGCTGGAAATGAAACTTCAACTCATTGAACAGGGCATGGATCAACTGCGGCCCATTACATTTACCTATTGTAGTGCAGAAGGTACTCAAACTCATAGAACGACCGATCCGCATACCCTTGTGCTCAAAAAACATTCCTGGTATCTCTATGCATTCTGTCACGAACGCAACGATTTCCGCATGTTCAAGCTGGTCCGTATGCGAGATGTCGCCCTTGCCCAAGGAAACTTCGAACGAAGGCCGATCAACCTGCAGGACAGGCCCTGGCAGCAAGAATGGGCAACTCCGGATAATAAAGTGGCCCTGAGCCTGAGATTCCATGCTTGTATCCGTCACATCGCAGAGGAATGGTTTGGCATAGAGAACGTCGTTTCGGATGGTGAGGGGTATTATATCAGCCAAGTCGCATTCCCGGAGGACAACTGGTTATATGGGTTCATTCTTGGATTTGGCGCGGATGTCGAAGTGCTGGAGCCTCTGCATATTCGGGAGGAGATTCGTAGAATTGCTGAACAAATTGTACAAAATTATAAAACCCCACCCTTAACCTGA